In one window of Bos taurus isolate L1 Dominette 01449 registration number 42190680 breed Hereford chromosome 4, ARS-UCD2.0, whole genome shotgun sequence DNA:
- the SLC4A2 gene encoding anion exchange protein 2 isoform X1, with the protein MSSGPRRPASGADSFRTPEPESLGPVTAPGFAAEQEEDELHRTLGVERFEEILQEAGSRGGEELGRSYGEEDFEYHRQSSHHIHHPLSTHLPPDTRRRKTPQGPGRKPRRRPGASPTGETPTIEEGEEEEDEASEAEGARALSQPSPASTPSSVQFFLQEDEGADRKAETTSPSPPPPLPHQEAAPRATKAAQTGAQVEEVVAVASGTAGGDDGGASGRLLTKAQPGHRSYNLQERRRIGSMTGAEQALLPRVPTDESEAQTLATADLDLMKSHRFEDVPGVRRHLVRKNAKASVQSGREGREPGPTPRARPRAPHKPHEVFVELNELLLDKNQEPQWRETARWIKFEEDVEEETERWGKPHVASLSFRSLLELRRTLAHGAVLLDLDQQTLPGVAHQVVEQMVISDQIKAEDRANVLRALLLKHSHPSDEKDFSFPRNISAGSLGSLLGHHHGQGAESDPHVTEPLIGGVPETRLEVEREREPPPPAPPAGITRSKSKHELKLLEKIPENAEATVVLVGCVEFLARPTMAFVRLREAVELDAVLEVPVPVRFLFLLLGPSSANMDYHEIGRSISTLMSDKQFHEAAYLADEREDLLTAINAFLDCSVVLPPSEVQGEELLRSVAHFQRQMLKKREEQGRLLPPGAGLEPKSAQDKALLQMVEVAGAVEDDPLRRTGRPFGGLIRDVRRRYPHYLSDFRDALDPQCLAAVIFIYFAALSPAITFGGLLGEKTHDLIGVSELIMSTAIQGVLFCLLGAQPLLVIGFSGPLLVFEEAFFSFCSSNNLEYLVGRVWIGLWLVLLALLMVALEGSFLVRFVSRFTQEIFAFLISLIFIYETFYKLVKIFQEHPLHGCSVSNSSEAGSGENATWPGAGATLGPRNESSARPPGQGRPRGQPNTALLSLVLMAGTFFIAFFLRKFKNSRFFPGRVRRVIGDFGVPIAILVMVLVDYSIEDTYTQKLSVPSGFSVTAPEKRGWVINPLGEKSTFPVWMMVASLLPAILVFILIFMETQITTLIISKKERMLQKGSGFHLDLLLIVAMGGICALFGLPWLAAATVRSVTHANALTVMSKAVAPGDKPKIQEVKEQRVTGLLVALLVGLSLVIGDLLRQIPLAVLFGIFLYMGVTSLNGIQFYERLHLLLMPPKHHPDVTYVKKVRTLRMHLFTALQLLCLAVLWAVMSTAASLAFPFILILTVPLRMVVLTRIFTEREMKYLDANEAEPVFDEREGVDEYNEMPMPV; encoded by the exons CCAGAGCCTGAGAGCCTGGGCCCCGTGACTGCACCTGGCTTTGCAGCTGAGCAAGAGGAGGATGAACTCCACCGCACCCTGGGCGTGGAGCGGTTTGAGGAGATCCTTCAGGAGGCGGGGTCCCGAGGAGGGGAGGAGCTCGGCCGCAGCTACGGGGAGGAAGACTTTGAAT ACCATCGCCAGTCTTCCCATCACATCCACCACCCGCTGTCCACCCACCTGCCTCCTGACACCCGGCGCCGAAAGACACCCCAGGGCCCAGGGCGGAAGCCCCGCAGGCGCCCCGGAGCCTCCCCGACTGGGGAGACCCCCACCATCGAGGAGGGCGAGGAAGAGGAGGATGAGGCCAGTGAGGCCGAGGGGGCTCGGGCCCTCAGCCAGCCTTCGCCTGCCTCCACACCCTCTTCCGTGCAG TTCTTCCTCCAGGAGGACGAAGGTGCCGACCGGAAGGCAGAAACCACCAGTCCCTCTccacctccacccctgccccaccagGAGGCAGCTCCCCGGGCCACCAAAGCAGCCCAGACTGG GGCCCAGGTGGAAGAGGTGGTGGCCGTGGCCAGCGGCACGGCGGGAGGTGATGATGGGGGTGCCTCCGGGCGCCTCCTGACCAAGGCGCAGCCCGGGCACCGCAGCTACAACCTGCAGGAGAGGAGACGCATTGGAAGCATGACGGGGGCTGAGCAGGCGCTGCTGCCCCGGGTCCCCACGGACGAGAGCGAGGCGCAGACGCTGGCCACGGCTGACCTGGACCTCATGAAGA GTCACCGGTTTGAGGATGTTCCTGGGGTACGGCGACACTTGGTGCGGAAGAACGCCAAGGCATCTGTGCAGAGTGGCCGGGAAGGGCGAGAGCCTGGCCCCACTCCTCGGGCCCGGCCCCGGGCCCCCCACAAGCCCCATGAG GTGTTTGTGGAGCTGAATGAGCTGCTGCTGGACAAAAACCAGGAGCCTCAGTGGCGGGAGACGGCGCGCTGGATCAAATTCGAGGAGGACgtggaggaggagacagagcGCTGGGGGAAGCCCCACGTGGCCTCCCTGTCGTTCCGGAGCCTCCTGGAGCTGCGCCGGACCCTGGCCCATG GGGCCGTGCTCTTGGACCTGGATCAGCAGACCCTGCCTGGTGTGGCCCACCAGGTGGTGGAGCAGATGGTCATCTCGGACCAGATCAAGGCCGAGGACAGAGCCAACGTGCTGCGGGCCCTGCTGCTGAAACACAG CCACCCCAGTGACGAGAAGGACTTCTCCTTCCCCCGTAACATCTCGGCCGGCTCCCTGGGCTCCCTGCTGGGGCATCACCATGGCCAGGGCGCCGAGAGCGACCCCCATGTCACCGAGCCCCTCATTGGAGGCGTCCCTGAGACCCGGCTGGAGGTGGAGCGAGAG cGTGAGCCGCCCCCTCCGGCTCCTCCGGCCGGCATCACTCGCTCCAAGTCCAAACACGAGCTGAAGCTGCTGGAGAAGATCCCTGAGAACGCCGAGGCCACAGTAGTCCTCGTGG GCTGTGTGGAGTTCCTGGCCCGCCCCACCATGGCCTTCGTGCGGCTGCGGGAGGCGGTGGAGCTGGATGCGGTGCTGGAGGTGCCCGTGCCGGTGCGCTTCCTCTTCCTGCTGCTGGGCCCGAGCAGCGCCAACATGGACTACCACGAGATCGGCCGCTCCATCTCCACCCTCATGTCCGACAAG CAATTCCATGAGGCGGCCTACCTGGCGGACGAGCGGGAGGACTTGCTGACGGCCATCAATGCCTTCCTGGACTGCAGCGTGGTGCTGCCGCCCTCGGAGGTGCAGGGCGAGGAGCTGCTGCGCTCGGTCGCTCACTTCCAGCGCCAGATGCTCAAGAAGCGGGAGGAGCAGGGCCGGCTATTGCCCCCGGGCGCCGGGCTGGAGCCCAAGTCGGCTCAGGATAAGG CGCTCCTGCAGATGGTAGAGGTGGCCGGTGCAGTGGAAGACGATCCCTTGCGGCGGACGGGCCGGCCTTTTGGGGGGCTGATCCGAGACGTGCGGCGCCGCTACCCCCACTACCTAAGCGACTTCCGGGATGCGCTGGACCCCCAGTGCCTGGCCGCTGTCATCTTCATCTACTTCGCAGCCCTGTCTCCCGCCATCACCTTCGGGGGGCTGCTGG GGGAGAAGACGCATGACCTGATCGGAGTGTCGGAGCTCATCATGTCCACAGCCATCCAGGGCGTGCTTTTCTGCCTGTTGGGGGCCCAGCCATTGTTGGTGATTGGCTTCTCCGGGCCCCTGCTGGTCTTCGAGGAGGCCTTCTTCTCG TTCTGCAGCAGCAACAACCTGGAGTACCTGGTGGGCCGCGTGTGGATCGGCCTCTGGCTGGTGCTGCTGGCCCTGCTCATGGTGGCCCTGGAGGGCAGCTTCTTGGTGCGCTTCGTCTCCCGTTTCACCCAGGAGATCTTTGCCTTCCTCATCTCGCTCATCTTCATCTATGAGACCTTCTACAAGCTGGTGAAG ATCTTCCAGGAGCACCCCCTCCACGGCTGTTCCGTCTCCAACAGCTCCGAGGCAGGCAGTGGCGAAAATGCCACGTGGCCCGGGGCAGGAGCCACACTGGGGCCAAGGAACGAGAGCTCAGCCAGGCCGCCTgggcagggcaggccccgggGCCAGCCCAACACCGCCCTGCTGTCGCTGGTTCTCATGGCCGGCACCTTCTTCATCGCCTTCTTCCTGCGCAAATTCAAGAACAGCCGGTTCTTCCCCGGCCGG GTACGGCGCGTGATTGGGGACTTTGGGGTGCCCATCGCCATCCTCGTCATGGTGCTCGTGGATTACAGTATTGAGGACACCTACACCCAG AAGCTGAGCGTGCCCAGTGGCTTCTCAGTGACAGCCCCAGAGAAGCGCGGCTGGGTCATCAACCCCCTGGGGGAGAAGAGCACCTTCCCCGTGTGGATGATGGTTGCCAGCCTGCTGCCCGCCATCTTGGTCTTCATCCTTATCTTCATGGAGACACAGATCACCAC GCTGATCATCTCCAAGAAGGAGCGCATGCTTCAGAAGGGTTCTGGCTTCCACCTGGACCTCCTGCTCATCGTGGCCATGGGCGGCATCTGTGCCCTCTTCGGCTTGCCATGGTTGGCTGCCGCCACTGTCCGCTCCGTCACGCATGCCAACGCGCTCACGGTCATGAGCAAGGCAGTGGCACCCGGGGACAAGCCCAAGATCCAGGAGGTCAAGGAGCAGCGGGTGACAGGGCTGCTGGTGGCCCTGCTCGTGG GCCTCTCCTTGGTCATCGGGGATCTGCTCCGGCAGATCCCCCTGGCTGTGCTCTTCGGGATTTTCCTGTACATGGGCGTGACCTCCCTGAATGGGATCCAGTTCTATGAGCGGCTGCACCTGCTGCTCATGCCGCCCAAACACCACCCGGACGTCACCTACGTCAAGAAG GTCCGGACCCTGCGTATGCACCTGTTCACGGCCCTGCAGCTGCTCTGCCTGGCCGTGCTCTGGGCCGTCATGTCCACCGCGGCCTCCCTGGCCTTCCCCTTCATCCTCATCCTCACGGTGCCGCTCCGCATGGTGGTGCTGACCCGCATCTTCACCGAGCGGGAGATGAAATAC CTGGATGCTAACGAGGCAGAACCGGTGTTCGATGAACGGGAGGGTGTGGACGAGTACAACGAGATGCCCATGCCTGTGTAA
- the SLC4A2 gene encoding anion exchange protein 2 isoform X2, giving the protein MDFLLRPQPEPESLGPVTAPGFAAEQEEDELHRTLGVERFEEILQEAGSRGGEELGRSYGEEDFEYHRQSSHHIHHPLSTHLPPDTRRRKTPQGPGRKPRRRPGASPTGETPTIEEGEEEEDEASEAEGARALSQPSPASTPSSVQFFLQEDEGADRKAETTSPSPPPPLPHQEAAPRATKAAQTGAQVEEVVAVASGTAGGDDGGASGRLLTKAQPGHRSYNLQERRRIGSMTGAEQALLPRVPTDESEAQTLATADLDLMKSHRFEDVPGVRRHLVRKNAKASVQSGREGREPGPTPRARPRAPHKPHEVFVELNELLLDKNQEPQWRETARWIKFEEDVEEETERWGKPHVASLSFRSLLELRRTLAHGAVLLDLDQQTLPGVAHQVVEQMVISDQIKAEDRANVLRALLLKHSHPSDEKDFSFPRNISAGSLGSLLGHHHGQGAESDPHVTEPLIGGVPETRLEVEREREPPPPAPPAGITRSKSKHELKLLEKIPENAEATVVLVGCVEFLARPTMAFVRLREAVELDAVLEVPVPVRFLFLLLGPSSANMDYHEIGRSISTLMSDKQFHEAAYLADEREDLLTAINAFLDCSVVLPPSEVQGEELLRSVAHFQRQMLKKREEQGRLLPPGAGLEPKSAQDKALLQMVEVAGAVEDDPLRRTGRPFGGLIRDVRRRYPHYLSDFRDALDPQCLAAVIFIYFAALSPAITFGGLLGEKTHDLIGVSELIMSTAIQGVLFCLLGAQPLLVIGFSGPLLVFEEAFFSFCSSNNLEYLVGRVWIGLWLVLLALLMVALEGSFLVRFVSRFTQEIFAFLISLIFIYETFYKLVKIFQEHPLHGCSVSNSSEAGSGENATWPGAGATLGPRNESSARPPGQGRPRGQPNTALLSLVLMAGTFFIAFFLRKFKNSRFFPGRVRRVIGDFGVPIAILVMVLVDYSIEDTYTQKLSVPSGFSVTAPEKRGWVINPLGEKSTFPVWMMVASLLPAILVFILIFMETQITTLIISKKERMLQKGSGFHLDLLLIVAMGGICALFGLPWLAAATVRSVTHANALTVMSKAVAPGDKPKIQEVKEQRVTGLLVALLVGLSLVIGDLLRQIPLAVLFGIFLYMGVTSLNGIQFYERLHLLLMPPKHHPDVTYVKKVRTLRMHLFTALQLLCLAVLWAVMSTAASLAFPFILILTVPLRMVVLTRIFTEREMKYLDANEAEPVFDEREGVDEYNEMPMPV; this is encoded by the exons GCGGCCTCAG CCAGAGCCTGAGAGCCTGGGCCCCGTGACTGCACCTGGCTTTGCAGCTGAGCAAGAGGAGGATGAACTCCACCGCACCCTGGGCGTGGAGCGGTTTGAGGAGATCCTTCAGGAGGCGGGGTCCCGAGGAGGGGAGGAGCTCGGCCGCAGCTACGGGGAGGAAGACTTTGAAT ACCATCGCCAGTCTTCCCATCACATCCACCACCCGCTGTCCACCCACCTGCCTCCTGACACCCGGCGCCGAAAGACACCCCAGGGCCCAGGGCGGAAGCCCCGCAGGCGCCCCGGAGCCTCCCCGACTGGGGAGACCCCCACCATCGAGGAGGGCGAGGAAGAGGAGGATGAGGCCAGTGAGGCCGAGGGGGCTCGGGCCCTCAGCCAGCCTTCGCCTGCCTCCACACCCTCTTCCGTGCAG TTCTTCCTCCAGGAGGACGAAGGTGCCGACCGGAAGGCAGAAACCACCAGTCCCTCTccacctccacccctgccccaccagGAGGCAGCTCCCCGGGCCACCAAAGCAGCCCAGACTGG GGCCCAGGTGGAAGAGGTGGTGGCCGTGGCCAGCGGCACGGCGGGAGGTGATGATGGGGGTGCCTCCGGGCGCCTCCTGACCAAGGCGCAGCCCGGGCACCGCAGCTACAACCTGCAGGAGAGGAGACGCATTGGAAGCATGACGGGGGCTGAGCAGGCGCTGCTGCCCCGGGTCCCCACGGACGAGAGCGAGGCGCAGACGCTGGCCACGGCTGACCTGGACCTCATGAAGA GTCACCGGTTTGAGGATGTTCCTGGGGTACGGCGACACTTGGTGCGGAAGAACGCCAAGGCATCTGTGCAGAGTGGCCGGGAAGGGCGAGAGCCTGGCCCCACTCCTCGGGCCCGGCCCCGGGCCCCCCACAAGCCCCATGAG GTGTTTGTGGAGCTGAATGAGCTGCTGCTGGACAAAAACCAGGAGCCTCAGTGGCGGGAGACGGCGCGCTGGATCAAATTCGAGGAGGACgtggaggaggagacagagcGCTGGGGGAAGCCCCACGTGGCCTCCCTGTCGTTCCGGAGCCTCCTGGAGCTGCGCCGGACCCTGGCCCATG GGGCCGTGCTCTTGGACCTGGATCAGCAGACCCTGCCTGGTGTGGCCCACCAGGTGGTGGAGCAGATGGTCATCTCGGACCAGATCAAGGCCGAGGACAGAGCCAACGTGCTGCGGGCCCTGCTGCTGAAACACAG CCACCCCAGTGACGAGAAGGACTTCTCCTTCCCCCGTAACATCTCGGCCGGCTCCCTGGGCTCCCTGCTGGGGCATCACCATGGCCAGGGCGCCGAGAGCGACCCCCATGTCACCGAGCCCCTCATTGGAGGCGTCCCTGAGACCCGGCTGGAGGTGGAGCGAGAG cGTGAGCCGCCCCCTCCGGCTCCTCCGGCCGGCATCACTCGCTCCAAGTCCAAACACGAGCTGAAGCTGCTGGAGAAGATCCCTGAGAACGCCGAGGCCACAGTAGTCCTCGTGG GCTGTGTGGAGTTCCTGGCCCGCCCCACCATGGCCTTCGTGCGGCTGCGGGAGGCGGTGGAGCTGGATGCGGTGCTGGAGGTGCCCGTGCCGGTGCGCTTCCTCTTCCTGCTGCTGGGCCCGAGCAGCGCCAACATGGACTACCACGAGATCGGCCGCTCCATCTCCACCCTCATGTCCGACAAG CAATTCCATGAGGCGGCCTACCTGGCGGACGAGCGGGAGGACTTGCTGACGGCCATCAATGCCTTCCTGGACTGCAGCGTGGTGCTGCCGCCCTCGGAGGTGCAGGGCGAGGAGCTGCTGCGCTCGGTCGCTCACTTCCAGCGCCAGATGCTCAAGAAGCGGGAGGAGCAGGGCCGGCTATTGCCCCCGGGCGCCGGGCTGGAGCCCAAGTCGGCTCAGGATAAGG CGCTCCTGCAGATGGTAGAGGTGGCCGGTGCAGTGGAAGACGATCCCTTGCGGCGGACGGGCCGGCCTTTTGGGGGGCTGATCCGAGACGTGCGGCGCCGCTACCCCCACTACCTAAGCGACTTCCGGGATGCGCTGGACCCCCAGTGCCTGGCCGCTGTCATCTTCATCTACTTCGCAGCCCTGTCTCCCGCCATCACCTTCGGGGGGCTGCTGG GGGAGAAGACGCATGACCTGATCGGAGTGTCGGAGCTCATCATGTCCACAGCCATCCAGGGCGTGCTTTTCTGCCTGTTGGGGGCCCAGCCATTGTTGGTGATTGGCTTCTCCGGGCCCCTGCTGGTCTTCGAGGAGGCCTTCTTCTCG TTCTGCAGCAGCAACAACCTGGAGTACCTGGTGGGCCGCGTGTGGATCGGCCTCTGGCTGGTGCTGCTGGCCCTGCTCATGGTGGCCCTGGAGGGCAGCTTCTTGGTGCGCTTCGTCTCCCGTTTCACCCAGGAGATCTTTGCCTTCCTCATCTCGCTCATCTTCATCTATGAGACCTTCTACAAGCTGGTGAAG ATCTTCCAGGAGCACCCCCTCCACGGCTGTTCCGTCTCCAACAGCTCCGAGGCAGGCAGTGGCGAAAATGCCACGTGGCCCGGGGCAGGAGCCACACTGGGGCCAAGGAACGAGAGCTCAGCCAGGCCGCCTgggcagggcaggccccgggGCCAGCCCAACACCGCCCTGCTGTCGCTGGTTCTCATGGCCGGCACCTTCTTCATCGCCTTCTTCCTGCGCAAATTCAAGAACAGCCGGTTCTTCCCCGGCCGG GTACGGCGCGTGATTGGGGACTTTGGGGTGCCCATCGCCATCCTCGTCATGGTGCTCGTGGATTACAGTATTGAGGACACCTACACCCAG AAGCTGAGCGTGCCCAGTGGCTTCTCAGTGACAGCCCCAGAGAAGCGCGGCTGGGTCATCAACCCCCTGGGGGAGAAGAGCACCTTCCCCGTGTGGATGATGGTTGCCAGCCTGCTGCCCGCCATCTTGGTCTTCATCCTTATCTTCATGGAGACACAGATCACCAC GCTGATCATCTCCAAGAAGGAGCGCATGCTTCAGAAGGGTTCTGGCTTCCACCTGGACCTCCTGCTCATCGTGGCCATGGGCGGCATCTGTGCCCTCTTCGGCTTGCCATGGTTGGCTGCCGCCACTGTCCGCTCCGTCACGCATGCCAACGCGCTCACGGTCATGAGCAAGGCAGTGGCACCCGGGGACAAGCCCAAGATCCAGGAGGTCAAGGAGCAGCGGGTGACAGGGCTGCTGGTGGCCCTGCTCGTGG GCCTCTCCTTGGTCATCGGGGATCTGCTCCGGCAGATCCCCCTGGCTGTGCTCTTCGGGATTTTCCTGTACATGGGCGTGACCTCCCTGAATGGGATCCAGTTCTATGAGCGGCTGCACCTGCTGCTCATGCCGCCCAAACACCACCCGGACGTCACCTACGTCAAGAAG GTCCGGACCCTGCGTATGCACCTGTTCACGGCCCTGCAGCTGCTCTGCCTGGCCGTGCTCTGGGCCGTCATGTCCACCGCGGCCTCCCTGGCCTTCCCCTTCATCCTCATCCTCACGGTGCCGCTCCGCATGGTGGTGCTGACCCGCATCTTCACCGAGCGGGAGATGAAATAC CTGGATGCTAACGAGGCAGAACCGGTGTTCGATGAACGGGAGGGTGTGGACGAGTACAACGAGATGCCCATGCCTGTGTAA